One Desulfobulbus oligotrophicus DNA segment encodes these proteins:
- a CDS encoding baseplate J/gp47 family protein — MTLDCTHTHPLQHDGTSQNERFLAALDPENVRIHQFDLRDWMRFAYHFGARLNYFSTADAHVPDGNWQEFMKAEDEIREWLKDASLVAGEKWLEEEERERILQRPLRGNYEPHLALFLAFLKLMRFSQEHLNRLSKRHLDFYYTQVLQLSKKPAVPDRVHVLFELARNAAATTVPTGSVLDGGKDASGRPLHYATESEITVNSAKVALIKSIYHQEGGSVRYAEMTDSVDGLGTEFKDGQPVWNGFGNDSWPTATLGFALASTVLLLQEGERTITLSLDLDFPDTLALPTEEDYRSELQVFFSSEKDWIAATEINLTHIPDTTTKTCELTATIDAGQPAIVPYEEKIHGERFTTNLPVVRVLVNTGTSGGYAIYSLFSHAVIKSAQIDVQVIGARDVVLENDHGRLDPSKPFHPFGPLPKKGAGFYIGSHEIFQKDWQQVQLHMQWKDKPDNLATHYAGYLDNGLTGEPIITGDTDFTVLPQYLNNNSWYSALSQGTTAALFESPITIEHDPADAPPAALRVPPLLMRKGVNINKAVLRNYLVADETKTAQKKRLISNRFEATRFNPGFASLVTRTPGFNATTASGFIRLVLQTDFLHDLYPKLLTLWMTQRANGNSDLQMPNAPYTPMAASFSLDYTATATNTFIFTSQATPKEKYDNFTKRAIQLFHEHPFGQAEQHIFLKEQCDFFEDPTASRQMTVMPRYAPEGELYIGIADARPSSSLSLLFAAAEGSEDPLAPTFGKDQHIAWYSLANNEWQLLNHDFLTGDTTNDLLRSGIVTMNLPAAINASNTLLDADLYWLKAQLPKGLHHTSVCRLTGIHSQAISAVLQDSANDPAHLSSSLPATTINRLIDKPAGIKGVDQPYGSFGGVRQENDHTFYLRVSERMRHKQRAVTIWDYERLILQAFPTIHKVKCISHTFVPTQFGDPAYDELAPGSVSLVVIPDIRNKHLFDRLQPRASENTLREIEHFLAPLIGLHVRCRVAHPAYETVALDFRVKFHSQYDAHAYQAILNEDILRFLSPWAFGESSTIHFGGRLYKSVLIRFIEELVYVDFISRFKMYHRIGTQDGNVKDKNEIVASSAGAVLAAAPIHTITVIESDKVCNE, encoded by the coding sequence ATGACTCTAGACTGCACACATACTCATCCGCTCCAGCATGACGGCACCTCGCAGAACGAGCGATTTTTAGCCGCCCTGGATCCTGAAAACGTCCGGATTCATCAGTTTGATCTGCGCGACTGGATGCGCTTTGCCTACCACTTTGGTGCGCGTCTCAACTACTTCTCCACAGCCGATGCCCATGTTCCTGACGGTAACTGGCAGGAGTTCATGAAGGCAGAGGACGAGATCAGAGAGTGGCTCAAGGATGCGTCACTGGTTGCCGGGGAGAAGTGGCTTGAGGAAGAAGAGCGCGAACGCATTCTTCAGCGACCGCTCCGGGGCAACTACGAACCCCATCTCGCGCTGTTTCTTGCCTTTCTCAAACTGATGCGGTTTTCGCAGGAACATCTCAACAGGTTGAGTAAACGCCACCTCGACTTTTATTACACTCAGGTGCTGCAACTCAGTAAAAAACCGGCAGTCCCTGATCGCGTACATGTTCTGTTTGAGCTGGCCAGAAATGCGGCGGCAACAACCGTCCCGACCGGCAGTGTGCTGGATGGCGGTAAAGATGCTTCAGGTCGGCCGCTGCACTATGCCACAGAATCCGAAATCACGGTGAACAGCGCTAAAGTGGCCCTGATCAAGAGCATCTACCACCAGGAAGGAGGCTCTGTCCGCTACGCCGAGATGACAGACTCTGTTGATGGCCTTGGCACTGAATTTAAAGACGGGCAGCCGGTCTGGAACGGATTTGGTAACGACAGCTGGCCGACGGCCACCCTGGGATTTGCGCTTGCCTCCACGGTCCTGCTCCTGCAGGAGGGAGAACGGACCATCACCCTCTCCCTTGATCTCGACTTTCCCGATACACTTGCTCTACCGACAGAAGAAGACTACCGCAGTGAACTGCAGGTTTTTTTCTCCAGCGAAAAGGACTGGATAGCGGCCACGGAAATCAACCTGACACACATTCCGGACACAACAACAAAAACATGCGAACTGACCGCCACTATTGATGCCGGTCAACCCGCCATTGTTCCGTACGAAGAAAAGATCCATGGTGAGCGATTTACAACCAACCTGCCGGTTGTGCGGGTACTGGTCAACACCGGAACTTCCGGTGGCTACGCGATCTACTCACTCTTCAGCCATGCCGTTATCAAGAGCGCCCAAATCGACGTCCAGGTTATCGGGGCCAGGGATGTGGTTTTGGAAAATGATCACGGCAGGCTTGATCCGTCCAAACCCTTTCATCCTTTTGGGCCGCTGCCTAAAAAAGGAGCCGGTTTTTATATCGGCAGCCATGAAATTTTTCAAAAAGACTGGCAGCAGGTACAACTGCACATGCAGTGGAAAGACAAACCCGATAACCTGGCAACGCATTATGCCGGCTACCTTGACAATGGATTGACAGGGGAGCCCATTATCACCGGTGATACAGATTTTACCGTCCTCCCCCAGTATCTGAACAACAACAGCTGGTATTCGGCACTATCACAGGGCACCACGGCAGCACTCTTTGAGTCGCCGATCACCATAGAGCACGATCCTGCTGATGCACCGCCTGCAGCTCTTCGTGTACCACCGCTTCTGATGCGTAAGGGCGTGAACATCAATAAGGCCGTGCTTCGCAACTACCTCGTTGCTGACGAGACAAAAACCGCTCAGAAAAAACGGCTGATCTCCAACCGGTTTGAGGCGACTCGCTTTAACCCCGGTTTTGCCAGTCTGGTGACCAGGACGCCCGGTTTTAATGCAACCACTGCATCCGGGTTTATCCGCCTGGTGTTGCAGACGGACTTTCTCCATGACCTGTACCCGAAACTCCTCACCCTGTGGATGACTCAAAGGGCAAATGGCAACTCCGATCTTCAGATGCCCAACGCCCCCTACACACCGATGGCTGCCTCTTTTTCCCTTGATTACACAGCCACGGCAACCAACACCTTTATCTTTACCAGCCAGGCAACCCCTAAGGAAAAGTACGATAACTTTACCAAACGGGCCATCCAGCTCTTTCACGAACACCCCTTTGGCCAGGCGGAACAACACATCTTTTTGAAAGAACAGTGCGACTTCTTCGAAGACCCCACAGCCTCCCGGCAGATGACGGTTATGCCGCGCTACGCACCGGAAGGTGAACTCTATATCGGTATAGCCGATGCCCGGCCTTCAAGCTCACTCTCCCTGCTTTTTGCAGCGGCAGAGGGCAGTGAAGATCCGCTGGCTCCCACTTTTGGTAAAGATCAGCACATTGCCTGGTACAGCCTGGCAAACAACGAGTGGCAGCTGCTTAACCACGATTTTCTGACCGGCGACACGACCAATGACCTGCTGCGATCCGGCATCGTCACCATGAACCTCCCGGCCGCTATCAACGCCAGCAACACCCTGCTGGATGCCGATCTGTACTGGCTGAAGGCACAGCTCCCCAAGGGGCTGCACCACACTTCCGTCTGCCGGCTGACCGGTATTCACAGCCAGGCGATCAGCGCCGTGCTGCAGGACAGTGCCAACGATCCGGCACACCTCAGCTCGTCTCTGCCGGCAACAACCATCAACAGACTGATCGATAAACCGGCAGGCATTAAAGGCGTGGATCAGCCGTACGGCTCATTTGGCGGTGTCCGCCAGGAAAATGACCATACCTTTTACCTGCGTGTCAGTGAACGGATGCGACATAAACAGCGGGCAGTCACCATCTGGGACTATGAGCGGCTGATTCTGCAGGCCTTTCCCACCATCCACAAGGTGAAGTGCATCAGCCATACCTTTGTCCCGACACAGTTCGGTGATCCGGCCTATGATGAACTGGCGCCGGGCTCCGTCTCCCTGGTCGTGATACCGGATATCCGCAACAAACACCTGTTTGACCGACTGCAGCCGCGGGCAAGTGAAAACACCCTCCGGGAGATCGAACACTTTCTGGCCCCGCTGATCGGACTGCATGTCAGATGCCGGGTGGCCCATCCTGCATACGAAACCGTGGCGCTCGATTTTCGGGTAAAGTTCCACAGCCAATACGATGCACATGCCTATCAGGCCATCTTAAACGAGGATATCCTCCGTTTTCTCTCACCATGGGCCTTTGGCGAGTCTTCGACCATTCACTTCGGCGGCAGGCTCTACAAAAGTGTGCTCATCCGGTTTATCGAGGAGTTGGTTTACGTTGACTTCATCTCCCGCTTTAAGATGTATCATCGAATCGGAACACAGGATGGCAATGTCAAGGATAAGAATGAGATAGTGGCCTCCAGCGCCGGAGCTGTTCTTGCTGCAGCCCCTATCCACACTATAACAGTGATTGAGAGCGACAAAGTCTGCAATGAATGA
- a CDS encoding GPW/gp25 family protein, giving the protein MSTETTFLGRGWGFPPEFNRAAGGVGMLADADDIRSSLEILLSTRLGERIMQPDYGCNLDEITFEAMNLTMRTYIKDLVEHAILYHEPRIHLEQLEIDTTRETEGVVLIVIRYRVKTTNSRFNFVYPYYTNEGSNLLSTE; this is encoded by the coding sequence ATGAGTACAGAGACCACCTTTCTCGGCAGGGGCTGGGGATTTCCACCTGAATTCAACCGTGCAGCCGGTGGTGTCGGCATGCTGGCCGATGCAGATGATATTCGCAGCAGCCTTGAAATTCTTCTCTCCACCCGGCTGGGAGAACGGATCATGCAACCTGACTATGGCTGCAACCTCGATGAGATAACCTTCGAGGCCATGAACCTGACCATGCGCACCTATATCAAGGACTTGGTGGAACATGCCATCTTGTACCATGAACCGCGAATCCACCTGGAACAGCTGGAAATTGACACAACCAGGGAGACAGAGGGAGTTGTGCTGATTGTTATCAGGTACCGGGTGAAAACAACCAACTCCAGGTTCAACTTTGTCTACCCCTACTATACAAACGAAGGCTCCAACCTGCTCAGCACCGAATAA
- a CDS encoding PAAR domain-containing protein, producing MPPAARITDTHVCPMVDPGPKPHVGGPILPPGEPTVLIGGLPAAVAGDQCVCAGPPDTVTMGSTTVFIGGKPAARMGDSTAHGGSIVAGFPTVDIGG from the coding sequence ATGCCGCCTGCCGCCCGTATAACAGATACCCATGTGTGCCCGATGGTTGATCCCGGCCCTAAACCCCATGTGGGCGGACCGATTCTGCCACCGGGTGAGCCGACCGTACTGATCGGCGGCTTGCCGGCAGCAGTGGCCGGTGACCAGTGTGTCTGCGCCGGACCTCCCGACACCGTCACCATGGGATCGACAACGGTCTTTATCGGGGGAAAACCAGCGGCAAGAATGGGGGACTCCACTGCACACGGCGGATCGATCGTGGCGGGATTTCCAACAGTTGACATCGGCGGATAA
- the vgrG gene encoding type VI secretion system tip protein VgrG: protein MAQERVLPTNQPATTVSPVILIEGNELARTWQIDSITIRKEVNRIAWAKIVILDGDASGGVFTASNDQLFIPGKKIEIKCGYQNDSLSLFKGIITNHAVRIRSQGDGVLVLECRDAAVKMTVGRKSRYFVDITDSNAIAQISGTYSGFSTTAEASAVTHKELVQVNCTDWDFILTRAEANGKVCLSDDGTFSVQAPKLDQSPVLSLEYGATILEFDAEIDARHQLKKVTSRTWSAAEQTVLTAEGEAVATSLNGNLTPSQLAEVIGLADYVQDHGGGMEEAELKAWGSALLVKRQLAKVRGRVKCKGIHTVRPGVIIELAGIGDRFNGKVYVSATQHFIAAGDWTTDIFFGLDPEWFSTRNRINMQPAGGLTASLHGLQAGVVTKIDSDPGSEYRIKVRLPIISTSEEGVWARLATLDAGHERGTFFLPEVGDEVIVGFINDDPRYAVVLGMLHSSALPAPLTAEESNPQKGYVSRSNMRLLFDDEKKAVTVETPGGKTIILDEDSDAITISDEHQNKLVMDSNGIVMESQGKIEIKAQQDLALAGLNAEMKAQSALSVEGTASAEVKAGGTLTVQGAMVQIN from the coding sequence ATGGCCCAGGAAAGAGTACTGCCCACCAACCAGCCCGCCACCACGGTCTCCCCTGTCATCCTGATTGAGGGCAACGAGCTGGCCCGCACCTGGCAAATCGATTCAATCACGATCAGAAAGGAGGTGAACCGTATTGCCTGGGCAAAGATCGTCATACTGGACGGTGATGCATCGGGCGGGGTGTTTACAGCCAGTAACGATCAACTCTTTATCCCCGGCAAAAAGATTGAGATCAAGTGCGGGTACCAAAACGACTCGCTCTCCCTGTTTAAGGGGATCATCACCAATCATGCCGTTCGGATCCGGAGCCAGGGGGACGGCGTACTGGTGCTGGAGTGCCGGGACGCAGCTGTGAAGATGACCGTTGGCCGCAAAAGCAGATACTTTGTCGACATCACAGACAGTAACGCCATTGCCCAGATCAGTGGCACATACAGCGGGTTCAGCACCACGGCAGAAGCCTCAGCCGTGACCCATAAAGAACTGGTGCAGGTCAACTGCACTGACTGGGACTTCATCCTGACCAGGGCCGAGGCAAACGGCAAGGTCTGTCTGAGTGATGACGGCACCTTTTCCGTACAGGCACCGAAACTTGATCAGTCGCCGGTTCTCTCGCTGGAATACGGGGCAACCATCCTTGAGTTTGATGCTGAAATCGATGCCCGGCATCAGTTGAAAAAAGTCACCTCCCGAACATGGAGTGCCGCAGAGCAGACAGTGCTGACTGCAGAGGGAGAAGCTGTTGCCACCAGCCTGAACGGCAACCTCACTCCCTCGCAACTGGCTGAGGTGATCGGGCTTGCCGACTACGTTCAGGATCATGGCGGTGGCATGGAAGAGGCGGAGCTCAAAGCCTGGGGGAGTGCGCTCCTGGTCAAGCGTCAACTGGCCAAAGTTCGCGGACGGGTGAAATGCAAAGGCATTCATACCGTCAGACCCGGGGTGATCATTGAGCTTGCCGGTATTGGCGACCGTTTCAACGGCAAGGTCTATGTCAGTGCCACGCAGCACTTCATTGCCGCCGGTGACTGGACAACGGACATCTTCTTTGGCCTGGATCCGGAATGGTTCAGCACCAGAAACAGGATCAATATGCAGCCGGCAGGCGGTCTGACAGCCTCTCTGCACGGGCTGCAGGCTGGAGTGGTGACCAAAATCGACAGTGACCCGGGCAGCGAATACCGTATCAAGGTACGGCTGCCGATCATCAGTACCTCGGAAGAGGGGGTGTGGGCACGGTTGGCCACCCTGGATGCAGGACATGAACGGGGTACCTTTTTTCTGCCCGAGGTGGGTGATGAGGTGATTGTCGGCTTTATTAACGATGATCCACGGTATGCCGTGGTGCTCGGCATGCTGCACAGCAGCGCTCTGCCGGCTCCGCTGACCGCTGAAGAGAGCAACCCGCAGAAGGGGTACGTCAGTCGTTCAAATATGCGACTGTTGTTTGATGATGAAAAAAAGGCTGTCACCGTGGAAACGCCCGGCGGCAAAACGATCATCCTTGACGAGGACAGTGACGCCATCACCATCAGCGACGAGCACCAGAACAAACTGGTCATGGACAGCAATGGGATTGTCATGGAAAGTCAGGGGAAAATTGAGATTAAAGCGCAACAGGACCTTGCCCTTGCCGGCCTGAACGCGGAGATGAAGGCACAGAGCGCCCTGAGTGTCGAAGGAACCGCCAGTGCTGAAGTAAAGGCAGGCGGTACCCTGACCGTGCAAGGAGCCATGGTACAGATCAATTAG
- a CDS encoding CIS tube protein, producing the protein MTPNVSKLKIYSYTDADRKSADDQMEVLVNPESYSQKITVKFSEKQAPGTTGKLPKFSKIEPQKLDFELLFDATGVINGAKDDKNGVESELERFKKLVLEYKGDKHRPRFLSIYWGTLKFDCCLENLDITYKLFRSDGLPLRALVKAGFIGSIDDTKRVAKEDASSPDLTHVRTVTAGDTLPLMAFRIYGDSRYYIEVAKANGLDSFRNLTTGMQLIFPPIAK; encoded by the coding sequence ATGACACCCAATGTCTCCAAACTGAAAATTTACTCGTATACCGATGCCGACCGTAAAAGCGCCGACGATCAGATGGAGGTGCTGGTCAATCCGGAGAGCTATTCCCAGAAGATCACTGTCAAATTTTCTGAGAAACAGGCACCGGGAACAACGGGAAAACTCCCCAAGTTCAGCAAAATAGAGCCGCAAAAACTTGACTTTGAGCTCCTGTTTGATGCCACCGGCGTGATCAACGGCGCAAAAGACGACAAGAACGGCGTTGAATCAGAGCTGGAACGTTTTAAAAAACTGGTCCTTGAGTACAAGGGAGACAAGCATCGCCCCCGTTTTCTCAGTATTTACTGGGGTACGCTCAAGTTTGACTGCTGTCTGGAAAATCTGGATATCACCTATAAACTGTTCCGATCCGACGGCCTGCCTCTACGGGCACTGGTCAAGGCCGGGTTCATCGGCTCAATTGACGATACCAAACGGGTGGCCAAAGAGGATGCGAGCTCGCCGGACCTCACCCATGTCCGTACCGTCACAGCCGGAGACACCCTGCCGCTCATGGCCTTTCGCATCTACGGTGACTCCAGATACTATATCGAAGTTGCAAAGGCCAACGGCCTTGACAGCTTCAGAAACTTGACAACCGGCATGCAACTCATTTTTCCACCGATTGCAAAGTAA
- a CDS encoding DUF5908 family protein, which yields MAIEIRELNIRVSVTRNEQEQESGPAAETVQSGMPDKDELIAECVEQVMELIRLRNER from the coding sequence ATGGCCATTGAAATCCGCGAACTCAACATCCGGGTCAGCGTCACCCGCAACGAACAGGAGCAGGAGAGCGGACCGGCGGCTGAAACTGTTCAGTCGGGAATGCCTGACAAGGACGAGTTGATTGCCGAATGTGTTGAACAGGTCATGGAACTTATCCGACTCCGGAACGAACGTTGA
- a CDS encoding phage tail protein, with translation MVDGGKYYPPVGFHFRVVFTGIGTEEIDSRFQSVSGLSMELETETKKEGGENRYEHVLPVRAKYPVLVLKRGLISDSELLTQWCNDAFLSLDIRPVDLTISLLNENHEPLMTWSVKHAWPRKWSHSDLNAEQNALAIETFELQYQYFTLS, from the coding sequence ATGGTTGATGGCGGGAAATACTACCCACCGGTGGGCTTCCACTTTCGAGTGGTGTTCACCGGTATCGGTACGGAAGAGATCGACAGCCGCTTTCAATCGGTCTCCGGCCTCAGCATGGAGCTGGAAACCGAAACAAAGAAGGAAGGTGGTGAAAACCGGTATGAGCACGTGCTGCCGGTGCGGGCAAAGTACCCGGTGCTCGTCTTAAAGCGAGGGTTGATCAGCGATTCGGAGTTGCTGACACAATGGTGCAACGATGCCTTCCTGTCGCTGGACATCCGACCCGTTGACCTGACGATCTCGCTACTCAATGAAAACCATGAACCGCTCATGACCTGGAGCGTTAAGCATGCCTGGCCGAGAAAGTGGAGTCATAGCGACCTCAATGCCGAGCAGAATGCCCTGGCCATTGAGACCTTTGAACTCCAGTACCAGTACTTTACTCTTTCCTGA
- a CDS encoding phage tail protein, translating to MATYPIPKFHFQVQWGGTRIGFTEVTGLTIENEVIEYREGSSPEYSKIKMPGLHKYGNITLKRGIFASDNEYHDWLNSVKLNTIERRDLIISLLNENHEPVVSYKVKQAWPVKIQAPDLKSDANEVAIESIELAHEGLVIQND from the coding sequence ATGGCAACCTATCCGATTCCTAAGTTTCACTTCCAGGTACAGTGGGGCGGCACCCGCATCGGTTTTACTGAAGTAACGGGCCTGACCATTGAAAACGAAGTCATCGAATACCGGGAAGGCAGCAGTCCGGAGTACAGCAAGATCAAGATGCCCGGCCTGCACAAGTATGGCAATATCACCCTGAAACGGGGGATTTTTGCCAGTGACAATGAATATCACGACTGGCTCAACTCGGTAAAACTCAACACCATTGAACGCCGGGACCTCATCATCAGTCTGCTCAACGAAAACCATGAACCAGTGGTCTCGTACAAGGTCAAGCAGGCTTGGCCGGTAAAGATCCAGGCACCTGACCTCAAGAGTGATGCCAACGAGGTGGCCATTGAGAGCATTGAACTGGCCCATGAAGGGTTGGTCATTCAGAACGACTAA
- a CDS encoding phage tail sheath C-terminal domain-containing protein encodes MNYKTPGVYVQEISLFPPSVAQVETAVPAFIGYTERASDPDGNNLTNQPVRIKSLVEFQALFGNTYTPATYTIVADAATNHSLQSITPDKRFYLYDSLRQFYDNGGGNCYIVSVGSFNDAVAFDALEQGVATLRKVDEPTLLVCPDAAGLLDSDGEPDLAQFANLQKLLLSQCAELQDRFAILDIMEGYLPEDVSNTPIKDFRDTIGINNLSYGAAYYPWIVTSYTHAVGFRQLALFDTADLDTQITDLTPYAKNAQEEALTTTAIAAIADTNACFDVAEADKLMLQTGGSNYLKTRLNDYQADITRNTALVSNMTGYLNTLASVAAAFARAETSAQTDSGFAGEIALLQQDTELTEALVGLIAIEKNPATIANTEAARDAARINTLYGPLAPKWLDGASLDDIMADATAFANNSAGRLEIISALAPHTAKILSSYDRLCNAALYFEQEGGNALFAGHEFFNGVRDMLIKKMRTVPPSATVAGIYASVDGSRGVWKAPANVSINAIIGPAVNLDNKDQENMNVDTSGKSINAIRAFTGRGSLVWGARTLAGNDNEWRYVPVRRFYIMAEESIKKATEPFVFEPNDANTWVKVRAMIENFLILQWRAGALQGAKPEEAFYVHVGLNETMTALDILEGRMIVEIGMAVVRPAEFIVLRFSHLMQSGQG; translated from the coding sequence ATGAACTACAAAACTCCAGGCGTCTATGTTCAGGAAATTTCGCTTTTCCCGCCATCCGTTGCACAGGTGGAAACAGCTGTTCCAGCCTTTATCGGTTACACGGAAAGGGCAAGCGATCCGGACGGTAACAACTTAACCAACCAGCCGGTCCGTATCAAATCACTGGTGGAATTCCAGGCGCTGTTCGGCAATACCTATACACCTGCCACCTATACCATTGTGGCTGATGCCGCCACCAACCACTCGCTGCAATCAATCACACCGGATAAGCGGTTCTATCTCTATGACAGTCTCCGACAGTTTTATGACAATGGCGGCGGAAACTGTTATATCGTCAGCGTGGGCAGTTTTAACGATGCCGTTGCCTTTGATGCGCTGGAACAGGGAGTTGCAACACTGCGCAAGGTGGATGAGCCGACCCTGCTGGTCTGCCCTGATGCAGCAGGACTACTCGACAGTGACGGCGAACCGGATCTGGCTCAATTCGCTAACCTGCAGAAGTTGCTGCTCAGTCAATGCGCTGAGCTGCAGGACAGGTTTGCCATCCTTGACATCATGGAAGGGTATCTGCCTGAAGATGTGAGCAACACCCCTATAAAGGACTTCCGGGATACCATAGGCATCAACAATCTCAGCTATGGTGCTGCCTACTATCCCTGGATTGTTACCAGTTACACCCATGCTGTCGGTTTTCGTCAGCTTGCACTCTTTGACACGGCGGACCTCGATACTCAGATCACTGATCTCACCCCCTACGCAAAAAATGCGCAGGAAGAGGCTCTGACAACAACCGCGATAGCGGCCATAGCAGATACCAACGCCTGTTTTGATGTTGCCGAAGCAGACAAGCTCATGCTGCAAACAGGCGGCAGTAACTATCTTAAGACCCGTCTGAACGACTACCAGGCAGACATTACCAGAAATACTGCCCTGGTGAGCAACATGACAGGCTACCTGAATACACTTGCCAGCGTTGCAGCGGCCTTTGCCAGGGCCGAGACATCGGCACAGACTGACTCCGGTTTTGCCGGGGAAATCGCCCTTCTGCAACAGGATACCGAACTGACAGAGGCACTTGTCGGCCTGATTGCCATTGAAAAGAACCCGGCAACCATCGCCAATACCGAAGCAGCCAGGGACGCTGCCAGAATCAACACACTGTACGGCCCGCTTGCCCCGAAATGGCTGGATGGTGCATCCCTGGATGATATCATGGCTGATGCCACGGCCTTTGCCAACAACAGTGCTGGCCGACTGGAGATCATCTCCGCCCTTGCACCGCACACTGCCAAGATACTCAGCAGTTATGACCGGCTCTGCAATGCTGCCCTCTACTTTGAACAGGAAGGTGGTAACGCCCTGTTTGCAGGCCATGAGTTTTTCAACGGCGTTCGCGACATGCTTATCAAAAAAATGCGCACCGTGCCGCCCTCGGCCACGGTCGCCGGTATTTACGCCAGCGTTGACGGCAGCCGCGGGGTATGGAAGGCGCCTGCCAATGTCAGCATCAATGCCATCATCGGTCCTGCAGTCAACCTGGACAATAAAGACCAGGAAAACATGAACGTGGACACCAGCGGCAAATCGATCAATGCCATCCGGGCGTTCACCGGCAGAGGATCTCTTGTCTGGGGTGCCCGCACACTGGCCGGTAACGATAACGAGTGGCGCTATGTGCCGGTTCGACGTTTTTATATCATGGCTGAGGAGAGCATCAAAAAGGCAACAGAACCCTTTGTCTTTGAACCCAATGATGCCAACACCTGGGTCAAGGTTCGCGCCATGATTGAAAACTTTCTTATCCTGCAGTGGCGGGCCGGAGCACTGCAGGGGGCCAAACCAGAGGAGGCTTTTTATGTGCATGTCGGCTTAAACGAGACCATGACCGCTCTTGATATCCTGGAAGGCAGGATGATTGTCGAGATCGGGATGGCCGTGGTCCGGCCGGCGGAGTTCATTGTCCTGCGCTTCAGCCACCTGATGCAGTCAGGTCAAGGATAA